One window from the genome of Podospora pseudocomata strain CBS 415.72m chromosome 6, whole genome shotgun sequence encodes:
- a CDS encoding hypothetical protein (EggNog:ENOG503NZ0E), giving the protein MASPTSVLSKTLQSITRSKIRELESRHKSYEARKSDLLAQVDAATEEQDRLSLLLDAFRELYPGAHGDVLLHNVERWIAQSRYDASIPVSKLMSFGRELREKLDHQSRRLNMAHLYSRLLTEWMDQPPAVSSPAAADEGLHDSFELVERQRQRLSELVDKFESVVFKPLETSDAEIRKFLDRLFPDEKSLKALEELRKTVAIETTSFMSQASPFNQKSLTTCINGLLTEDILSDEKQAILQDFLGSDVALAEIADVLNARFSDIKQWQWDAGKDGIRVIPRAGLNGKYRVWADDDILQMIFVQYIGVRLCNIIKPALKIFMWAVRQRDLDTNTVPTAAESERRRYYLSEYPTSHNVEDMRMEDYMETFFLSQLPSTESDMNRYDDDSDGNDDGSVQDRNTSTSKKSNIKQQLLRRLTTELLIHRLRGVTLENRHEASNPVALVQTDLQWYGTGLSHTTIYSLMRYIGFGQDWISFFKKYLEAPLNLDMASDNRPQLGPRTRKRGVPMAHASEKLTGELVLFFMDIAVNRETGILPYRLHDDIWLLGEPTRAAQAWECMQLFAKVFGLEFNRSKTGSVYLPGASNRDTDVSDILPAGPVTIGFLQLDPETGRWTIDQKLVFAHVDQLKKQLDECNSVLSWVQTWNSCIGRFFSHTFGEPAFCFGREHITEVLDTYTKMLARLFPAENGVQGSVVEHLKAILRDRFGVSDLPDAFIFLPEQLGGLGLRNPFVSLFLIRDSITKTPDEILDEYLEWEHASYLERKNVFAKEDDKYRYRRLVNILSPEEVSETSAVKESEQDVFFSFDEFCRFRERTQTKYRSVYEELQTVPRTEDIHLSADVSRKLKAFLASVEIDSEKKWFLQLYAEELLRDFGSLTLVDKQFLPVGVLELMRGKKVTWKMVL; this is encoded by the exons ATGGCCTCTCCGACCTCGGTCCTCTCCAAGACCTTGCAAAGCATCACCCGCAGCAAGATCCGCGAGTTGGAGTCCCGCCACAAGTCCTACGAAGCTCGCAAATCCGACTTGCTTGCCCAGGTCGACGCGGCCACTGAGGAGCAAGATCGACTGAGCCTTCTCCTGGACGCTTTCCGGGAACTGTACCCAGGGGCTCATGGAGATGTTTTACTTCACAACGTTGAGCGTTGGATCGCTCAGTCCCGTTACGATGCGTCCATTCCCGTTTCCAAGCTGATGAGCTTTGGCCGGGAGCTCCGAGAGAAACTCGATCACCAGAGCAGAAGGTTGAACATGGCTCATCTGTACTCGCGGCTCTTGACAG AATGGATGGATCAACCACCTGCAGTTTCATCCCCTGCTGCGGCTGATGAGGGGCTTCATGATTCCTTTGAACTTGTTGagcgccagcgccagcggCTGTCTGAACTTGTTGACAAGTTTGAATCGGTCGTTTTTAAGCCTCTGGAGACGAGTGATGCTGAGATCCGCAAATTCCTCGACCGTCTGTTCCCTGATGAGAAGAGTCTGAAAGCCTTGGAAGAGCTTCGCAAAACTGTCGCCATCGAAACTACGTCCTTCATGTCCCAGGCTTCACCATTCAACCAGAAGTCTCTCACTACTTGCATCAACGGTCTCTTGACTGAGGATATTCTCAGCGATGAAAAGCAAGCCATCCTCCAGGACTTTCTGGGGAGCGATGTCGCCCTAGCCGAGATTGCCGACGTTTTGAACGCGCGTTTCTCTGATATCAAGCAATGGCAGTGGGACGCCGGGAAGGACGGTATCCGCGTCATCCCTCGAGCGGGTTTGAATGGCAAGTATCGAGTGTGGGCCGACGACGATATCCTGCAAATGATTTTCGTCCAGTACATAGGTGTGAGACTctgcaacatcatcaagccAGCCCTGAAGATTTTCATGTGGGCCGTACGCCAGAGGGATCTCGACACCAACACAGTCCCAACCGCAGCTGAGAGCGAGAGGCGCAGATATTACCTCAGTGAGTATCCGACTTCGCATAACGTTGAGGACATGCGCATGGAGGACTACATGGAGACCTTCTTTCTGTCGCAGCTGCCAAGCACCGAATCCGACATGAACCGTTATGACGACGACAGTGACGGGAACGATGATGGCAGTGTTCAAGATCGTAACACATCTACGTCAAAGAAATCCAacatcaagcagcagctTTTGCGACGTTTGACAACAGAGCTGCTTATTCATCGACTCCGCGGCGTGACTCTTGAAAACCGCCATGAGGCCAGCAACCCTGTTGCGCTGGTTCAGACAGACTTGCAATGGTACGGAACAGGTCTCtctcacaccaccatctATTCCCTGATGCGATATATTGGTTTTGGTCAGGACTGGATCAGCTTTTTCAAGAAATACCTCGAAGCCCCGCTCAACCTTGACATGGCTTCCGACAACCGGCCCCAACTTGGGCCGCGCACTCGAAAGAGGGGTGTCCCCATGGCACACGCATCGGAGAAGTTGACTGgggagttggtgttgttcttcaTGGATATTGCAGTCAACCGCGAGACTGGGATTCTGCCATACCGCTTGCATGATGACATCTGGCTTCTGGGCGAGCCCACCAGAGCGGCCCAAGCCTGGGAGTGCATGCAATTGTTCGCCAAGGTCTTTGGTCTCGAGTTCAACAGGAGCAAAACTGGGTCTGTCTATCTCCCAGGCGCCAGCAACAGGGACACTGATGTTTCTGATATCTTACCGGCCGGGCCAGTCACCATTGGCTTCTTGCAACTCGACCCAGAGACGGGACGATGGACCATCGACCAGAAGCTCGTCTTTGCGCATGTCGACcagctgaagaagcagcTTGACGAGTGCAATAGTGTTCTCTCCTGGGTTCAAACCTGGAACAGCTGCATTGGTCGGTTTTTCAGCCACACGTTTGGCGAGCCTGCCTTCTGTTTTGGACGGGAACACATCACTGAGGTGTTGGACACGTACACCAAGATGCTGGCGAGGCTTTTCCCTGCAGAGAACGGCGTGCAAGGCAGCGTGGTTGAGCACCTCAAGGCGATTCTCCGCGACCGTTTCGGCGTCTCGGATCTGCCTGATGCTTTCATCTTTTTGCCTGAGCAACTTGGCGGCTTGGGGTTGAGAAACCCGTTTGTGAGCTTGTTCTTGATCCGCGACAGCATCACGAAGACTCCGGATGAGATTCTCGACGAGTATCTTGAGTGGGAGCACGCGTCATACCTGGAGCGAAAGAATGTGTTTGCAAAGGAAGACGACAAGTATCGCTATCGGCGTTTGGTGAATATCCTTTCCCCTGAAGAGGTCTCGGAGACATCAGCTGTCAAGGAATCGGAGCAGGATGTTTTCTTCTCGTTTGACGAATTCTGCCGGTTTCGCGAGAGGACACAGACAAAGTATCGGTCTGTGTACGAGGAGCTTCAGACGGTTCCTCGCACAGAGGATATCCACTTGAGCGCCGACGTGAGCCGCAAGTTGAAGGCATTCCTTGCCAGTGTTGAGATTGACTCGGAGAAGAAGTGGTTCTTGCAGCTCTATGCAGAGGAGTTGCTGCGGGACTTTGGAAGCCTGACTTTGGTCGACAAGCAATTCCTGCCTGTCGGTGTGTTGGAACTGATGAGAGGCAAAAAGGTCACCTggaagatggtgttgtga
- the LYP1 gene encoding lysine permease (COG:E; EggNog:ENOG503NUN0) — protein sequence MVKDANEWPSPADSGVMDGGVTVEKKGPTGGDAESDQQGELQRTLSARHLNFIAIGGTIGTGFFLGSGTALLKAGPLGCLLSYLFVGTMLWSVMVSLGELSTYIPTAGAFSTYATRFVDPSLGFAVGWLYWFGWAITYALSLSASGLIIQYWNEDINIGIFIAVFFVIFTLVNYLPVGIYGELEMWLSSLKVITILGFIIFAICIAAGAGQQGVIGFKHWREQGPFVEHLVSGGVGKFVGFWAVMIQASFAYQGAELVGVAAGEARNPKKTVPSAIRTTFWGIMVMFVVTIFLLGMIVPSNDPTLKDQADNGSTNAKASPLVVAADLAGVPVLPHIINAVLLTAVLSAANSNVYSGSRVLLALAEEGLAPKILTKTNKHGIPIYAVAVTSAIGLLGFLNLSPAGGQEAFNWLLNISGVAGLTTWGSTCASLIGFRRALKAQNVPVSDLPYISKFQPFTAWYGLFFNILVALTQGFAVFIEWKTSDFFAAYISLILFAAFWIGHKLWYRQGFVHPAAADLFRGRYDSHEERDAADGKV from the exons ATGGTCAAGGACGCAAACGAATGGCCGTCCCCGGCCGACTCGGGAGTCATGGACGGAGGTGTGAcggttgagaagaagggacCGACAGGCGGTGATGCAGAATCGGATCAGCAGGGAGAGCTGCAGAGGACCCTGTCGGCGAGGCATCTCAACTTTATCGCCATCGGCGGTACGATCGGGACGGGTTTCTTCCTGGGCAGCGGCACGGCGCTTTTGAAGGCTGGTCCGCTGGGGTGTCTGCTGTCTTATCTGTTTGTTGGGACCATGCTGTGGTCGGTCATGGTGAGCTTGGGCGAGTTGTCGACGTATATCCCTACCGCAGGTGCCTTTTCGACGTATGCGACGAGGTTTGTTGACCCGAGTTTGGGTTTTGCGGTTGGGTGGTTGTATTGGTTTGGCT GGGCTATCACGTACGCTCTTTCTCTCAGTGCATCGGGCTTGATTATTCAGTACTGGAACGAGGATATAAACATTGGCATTTTCATCGCTGTCTTTTTCGTCATCTTTACGCTGGTCAACTACCTCCCCGTCGGCATCTATGGCGAGCTCGAAATGTGGCTGTCGAGTTTGAAGGTCATCACCATTCTCGGCTTTATCATCTTTGCCATTTGCATTGCTGCCGGTGCCGGACAGCAGGGCGTGATTGGATTCAAGCACTGGAGGGAACAAGGTCCATTTGTCGAGCACTTGGTGTCGGGTGGTGTCGGGAAATTCGTCGGCTTTTGGGCAGTCATGATTCAGGCCTCGTTTGCGTACCAGGGCGCTGAGCTTGTCGGCGTGGCTGCCGGTGAGGCTCGCAACCCCAAGAAGACTGTTCCAAGCGCCATCCGGACTACCTTCTGGGGTATCATGGTCATGTTTGTCGTCACAATCTTTCTGCTCGGCATGATTGTGCCATCCAACGACCCAACCCTCAAGGACCAGGCTGACAACGGGTCGACTAACGCCAAGGCCTCGCCTcttgtggttgctgctgaccTTGCCGGTGTCCCCGTCTTGCCgcacatcatcaacgccgtTCTGCTGACGGCTGTGCTGTCAGCTGCCAACTCCAACGTCTACTCGGGCAGCCGTGTGCTTCTTGCGCTCGCCGAGGAGGGTCTTGCTCCCAAGATCCTgaccaagaccaacaagCATGGTATTCCAATCTATGCCGTGGCCGTCACCTCGGCCATCGGCCTGCTCGGATTTTTGAACCTGTCACCCGCCGGAGGTCAGGAGGCCTTCAACTGGCTGCTCAACATCAGCGGTGTCGCCGGTCTTACCACCTGGGGAAGCACATGTGCCTCGTTGATTGGCTTCAGACGTGCGCTCAAGGCCCAAAACGTTCCCGTTTCCGACCTGCCCTACATCTCCAAGTTCCAGCCGTTCACCGCGTGGTACGGTCTCTTTTTCAACATCCTTGTCGCCTTGACCCAAGGCTTCGCCGTGTTCATCGAGTGGAAGACTAGCGACTTTTTTGCCGCCTACATCAGTCTCATCTTGTTTGCCGCCTTCTGGATCGGGCACAAACTCTGGTATAGGCAAGGTTTCGTCCACCCAGCTGCCGCCGACCTCTTCCGTGGGCGCTATGACTCGCACGAGGAGCGCGACGCGGCCGATGGAAAGGTGTAA
- a CDS encoding hypothetical protein (EggNog:ENOG503NUHM; COG:S), which yields MLQTPNRTTTFPHQQQQLNTYTQHLQPGPYDRMRHTATPFHADVNNSAHDIDLDSELNYQSLSSSPVSTQSLLSQYSGVGSSPLSTFDSIPTPTLGGLRGDLEGSLFEYSPQSNQATLAESSASLFPNLDLMQTDTWMPNGLTPRSVGRFSHHRESSLSSLGSNGPASPYSHNTTNPQIAVTDSLGEYHGLPSQEDFNYQLAPTKPFPGVTHDNFYANLGTYASAGPTAINYPQVATAPKRRDDRGLLQPSENPIGSNRSQPVSVASSINSDSPATPAGDLEEDRRNKNAVMHTVPKLDRTLTDVYADELYNPDFTLTNTSASQLPVSPTNDLFVQRIQAANNQHLTATVNSPASATPRDRSPFRHGSPHAPLPVHDFSSMGASQARFGSAQQMREQSKALQDARVMQQQLSRAASATTPPTTISPKDAMLEFHESDGDNNFPLFPPQSSTFNVDAITKATSAPSQPAFNGLSLDTTAMFNNYLASGLPNNIQVPQQYPFIARPQPRQESAVPSLSNASLNTSRVSSVDTGLDSVNSPPKRPADVSADGGTYTCTYHGCTMRFETPALLQKHKREGHRQAHGLNGSRQPSGMTSSLMSQAGPHRCDRINPSTGKPCNTVFSRPYDLTRHEDTIHNARKQKVRCNLCTDEKTFSRADALTRHYRVCHPDVEFPGKQRRRAHASG from the exons ATGTTGCAGACCCCAAACCGAACAACAACCtttcctcatcaacaacaacaactcaacACATACACACAACACCTACAACCCGGCCCATACGACCGCATGCGACACACAGCGACACCATTCCACGCCGACGTGAACAATAGCGCACACGACATCGACCTCGACTCGGAACTCAACTACCAGAGCTTGTCGTCATCGCCAGTCTCGACACAGTCGCTACTCTCGCAGTATTCGGGTGTGGGTTCTTCGCCTTTGTCGACCTTTGACAGCATTCCGACACCGACGCTGGGAGGACTGAGAGGAGATCTAGAGGGCTCTTTGTTCGAATACTCGCCACAAAGCAACCAGGCCACCCTCGCAGAGTCATCTGCCTCGCTTTTCCCAAACCTCGACCTGATGCAAACGGATACGTGGATGCCAAACGGCCTCACCCCTAGGTCGGTCGGTCGATTCTCACATCACAGAGAGTCTTCGCTGTCTTCTCTGGGTTCGAATGGTCCAGCTTCTCCATATTcgcacaacaccaccaatccTCAGATCGCGGTAACGGATTCTCTGGGTGAATACCACGGCTTGCCATCACAGGAAGACTTCAACTACCAGCTTGCACCAACAAAGCCGTTTCCCGGTGTGACACACGACAACTTCTACGCCAACCTCGGGACATATGCCTCGGCCGGTCCAACGGCTATCAACTACCCACAAGTAGCTACGGCTCCGAAGCGGAGGGACGACCGAGGGTTGCTTCAGCCTTCCGAGAACCCGATTGGGTCTAACCGGTCGCAGCCCGTATCGGTGGCGAGCTCTATTAATTCTGACTCACCCGCCACCCCAGCAGGTGACCTCGAGGAAGACAGGAGGAACAAGAATG CAGTCATGCACACCGTTCCCAAACTCGACCGCACTCTGACGGATGTTTATGCCGATGAGCTCTACAACCCAGACTTCACCCTCACAAACACATCGGCATCTCAGCTCCCAGTATCACCAACAAACGACTTGTTTGTACAGCGGATCCAGGCTGCCAACAACCAGCACTTGACAGCAACAGTCAATTCACCGGCCTCAGCGACACCACGGGATCGATCACCATTCCGCCACGGCTCACCGCACGCGCCCTTGCCAGTGCATGATTTCTCATCCATGGGAGCTTCACAAGCTCGCTTCGGGTCGGCTCAGCAGATGCGTGAGCAGAGCAAGGCGCTTCAGGACGCCCGTGTTATGCAGCAACAACTGTCTCGCGCTGCGAGtgccaccacaccaccaactaCCATCTCACCCAAGGACGCCATGCTTGAGTTTCACGAGTCGGATGGGGACAACAACTTCCCACTGTTCCCACCACAGTCGAGCACCTTCAACGTGgatgccatcaccaaggccACCAGTGCCCCCAGCCAGCCGGCGTTCAACGGGCTTTCTTTGGATACCACGGCCATGTTCAACAACTACCTGGCCTCTGGCCTTCCCAACAACATTCAGGTGCCGCAGCAATACCCATTCATCGCACGCCCACAGCCACGACAAGAGAGCGCTGTGCCATCGCTGAGCAATGCCTCGCTCAACACATCAAGAGTCAGCTCTGTCGATACCGGTCTGGACTCTGTCAACAGCCCACCAAAGCGGCCTGCAGATGTCTCTGCTGACGGAGGCACGTACACCTGCACATACCATGGCTGCACTATGCGCTTCGAAACCCCAGCGCTTCTGCAAAAGCACAAGAGGGAGGGACATCGCCAGGCACATGGCCTCAACGGTAGCAGGCAACCAAGTGGCATGACGTCCAGTCTCATGTCGCAGGCTGGGCCTCACCGCTGCGATCGTATCAACCCCAGCACTGGAAAGCCCTGCAACACTGTCTTCTCGAGACCCTACGACCTTACTAGGCACGAAGACACGATTCACAACGCACGCAAGCAAAAGGTTCGCTGCAACCTGTGCACTGATGAGAAGACGTTTAGCCGCGCTGATGCCCTTACTCGACATTACCGCGTGTGCCACCCCGATGTTGAGTTTCCCGGCAAGCAACGTCGTCGGGCTCACGCCAGCGGGTGA
- the ARO1 gene encoding 3-dehydroquinate dehydratase (3-dehydroquinase) (COG:E; EggNog:ENOG503NTWM) codes for MTSSTGSGPTRISILGKDDIIVDHGIWLDFVTHDLLQNIPSSTYVLITDTNLHDTYVPAFQEVFEKAAGQDARLLTYTIPPGEYSKGRETKAEIEDWMLSHQCTRDTVIIALGGGVIGDMIGYVAATFMRGVRFVQVPTTLLAMVDSSIGGKTAIDTPMGKNLVGAFWQPRRIYIDLAFLETLPVREFINGMAEVIKTAAIWNETEFTALEDNAPAILEAIRSKPTGTGARLAPIRDILKRIVLGSAGVKAEVVSADEREGGLRNLLNFGHSIGHAYEAILTPQVLHGECVAIGMVREAELARFLGVLPPGAVARLTKCIASYELPTSLHDKRIVKLTAGKECPVDVLLQKMGVDKKNDGRKKKVVLLSAIGKTYEPKATVVEDRAIRIVLSPSVRVTPGVPKGLNVSVTPPGSKSISNRALVLAAMGEGTTRIKGLLHSDDTHYMLTAIAQLQGATYTWEEAGEVLVVKGRGGKLLASNEPLYLGNAGTASRFLTSVVALCSPTDTTTSTVLTGNARMKVRPIGPLVDALRSNGVAVKYLEKENSLPVQVDAVSGFAGGVIELAATISSQYVSSILMAAPYARQPVVLKLVGGKPISQFYIDMTIAMMASFGIKVERDAEDPNTYHIPQGSYKNPEEYVVESDASSATYPLAVAAITGTTCTIPNIGRTSLQGDARFAVDVLRPMGCTVEQTDTSTTVTGPPVGALKAIPHVDMEPMTDAFLTASVLAAVASGTTQITGIANQRVKECNRIKAMKDELAKFGVHCSELEDGIEVTGKPYKELANPEPIYCYDDHRVAMSFSVLSVLAPHKVLILERECTAKTWPGWWDILSQKFNVHLEGEEDPTKKCTAKSSRPSTDRSIFIVGMRGAGKSTAGRWMSDILKRPLIDLDVELEKREKATIPEIIRSERGWEGFRKAELELLEDVIKNNSKGHVFSCGGGLVETEAARKLLISYQKNGGSVLLVHRDTDQVVEYLMRDKTRPAYSENIREVYYRRKPWFKEVSNFQYHSPHHNGSEEAPEDFSRFLSVISGSSTHFEDVLAKKHSFFVSLTVPNVAKALDIIPKVVVGSDAVELRVDLLESLNPEFVATQVALLRSAAKIPIVYTVRTISQGGKFPDDDYKRALELYQIGLRTGVEYLDLEMTMPEDVLQTVTEAKGFTHIIASHHDPENKLSWKNGGWIPFYNKALQYGDVIKLVGMAREVSDNFDLTNFKMKMLEAHKKPIIALNMGTAGKLSRVLNGFLTPVSHPTLPSKAAPGQLSAAEIRQALSLVGELEAKSFYLFGKPISSSRSPALHNGLFAQTGLPHQYSLFETDVAADVKDIIRSADFGGASVTIPLKLDIIPLLDEVSDAATAIGAVNTVIPVSPEGSDKTILRGDNTDWMGMVFSLRQAGIAPRTKTNPGAGMVVGSGGTTRAAVYALHDLGYSPIHIVARSPDRVKAIADSFPEDYNIQTLSTPEEVKAATDALPTVVISSIPADKPIDQSMREVLVASLRHPAKSEKEPRVLLEMAYTPRHTPLMQLAEDAGWKTIPGLEVLAAQGWYQFQLWTGVTPLYADARAAVMGDSE; via the exons ATGACAAGTTCTACCGGGTCGGGTCCCACGCGGATCTCGATTTTGGGCAAAGACGACATCATCGTCGATCATGGCATCTGGCTCGACTTTGTGACTCacgacctcctccaaaacatcccctcatccacctaCGTCCTCATCACCGACACAAACCTCCACGACACCTACGTCCCTGCCTTCCAAGAGGTAttcgagaaggctgctggTCAAGATGCCCGCCTCCTCACCTACACCATCCCTCCCGGCGAATACTCCAAGGGCCGCGAGACCAAGGCCGAGATCGAGGACTGGATGCTCTCCCACCAATGCACCCGTGACACCGTCATCATTGCACTTGGTGGCGGCGTTATTGGAGATATGATCGGATACGTGGCAGCCACCTTCATGCGTGGTGTACGCTTCGTGCAGGTCCCTACGACACTGCTCGCCATGGTCGACTCGTCCATCGGCGGCAAGACGGCCATTGACACCCCCATGGGGAAGAACTTGGTTGGTGCCTTCTGGCAACCACGCCGCATCTACATTGATCTTGCCTTCCTCGAGACTCTTCCCGTGCGTGAGTTCATCAATGGCATGGCCGAGGTCATCAAGACTGCTGCCATCTGGAACGAGACCGAGTTCACCGCCCTCGAAGACAATGCCCCTGCCATTCTCGAAGCTATTCGTTCCAAGCCCACGGGGACTGGTGCTCGCCTGGCTCCTATTCGTGACATCTTGAAGCGCATTGTTCTGGGCTCAGCCGGTGTCAAGGCCGAGGTTGTGTCGGCTGATGAAAGAGAGGGTGGGTTGCGCAACCTGCTCAACTTTGGCCACTCCATTGGTCATGCCTATGAAGCTATCCTGACTCCCCAGGTGTTGCATGGCGAGTGCGTCGCCATCGGAATGGTCAGGGAGGCCGAGCTCGCCCGTTTCCTTGGTGTCCTTCCTCCCGGTGCTGTCGCTCGTTTGACAAAGTGCATCGCCAGCTACGAGTTGCCCACCTCTCTTCACGACAAGCGCATCGTCAAGCTGACAGCTGGAAAGGAGTGCCCTGTCGATGTTCTCTTGCAAAAGATGGGTGTTGACAAGAAGAACGACGGCCGCAAAAAGAAGGTCGTGCTCCTGTCGGCCATCGGCAAGACGTACGAGCCCAAGGCTACCGTGGTGGAGGATCGGGCTATTCGCATCGTCCTCTCTCCATCCGTCCGGGTGACTCCCGGCGTGCCAAAGGGTCTCAATGTTAGTGTCACTCCCCCAGGATCCAAGAGTATCTCCAACCGCGCTCTTGTGCTCGCGGCTATGGGCGAGGGAACAACTCGTATCAAGGGTCTGCTCCACTCCGATGACACGCACTACATGTTGACTGCCATTGCTCAGCTCCAAGGTGCCACTTACACGTGGGAAGAGGCAGGTGAGGTCCTTGTCGTCaagggcagaggaggaaagctGCTGGCCAGCAACGAGCCTTTGTATCTCGGCAATGCGGGCACCGCCTCTCGCTTCCTCACATCTGTTGTGGCCCTCTGCTCGCccaccgacaccaccacatccactGTCCTCACTGGCAATGCTAGAATGAAGGTCAGACCAATCGGCCCGCTTGTCGATGCCCTTCGGTCCAACGGTGTGGCTGTCAAGTACCTGGAGAAGGAAAACAGCTTGCCAGTTCAGGTGGACGCTGTTAGCGGTTTCGCTGGTGGTGTGATTGAGCTGGCTGCCACCATCTCGTCGCAGTATGTCTCTTCAATCCTGATGGCGGCTCCCTACGCCCGTCAGCCAGTGGTGCTCAAGCTGGTTGGAGGCAAGCCCATCTCTCAGTTCTACATCGACATGACCATTGCCATGATGGCTTCCTTTGGTATCAAGGTCGAGCGCGATGCTGAGGACCCCAACACCTACCATATCCCCCAGGGTTCTTACAAGAACCCCGAAGAGTACGTCGTGGAAAGCGACGCTAGCTCGGCCACGTACCCCTTGGCTGTGGCTGCCATTACTGGCACGACCtgcaccatccccaacattGGCCGCACATCGCTCCAGGGAGATGCTCGCTTTGCCGTCGACGTCCTCCGCCCCATGGGCTGCACGGTCGAGCAGACcgacacctccaccactgtCACCGGTCCTCCTGTGGGAGCCCTCAAGGCCATTCCTCACGTAGACATGGAACCTATGACAGATGCCTTCCTAACAGCCTCTgtccttgctgctgttgcttcAGGAACCACACAGATTACTGGCATTGCCAACCAAAGAGTGAAGGAGTGCAACCGCATCAAGGCCATGAAGGACGAGCTGGCAAAGTTCGGCGTGCACTGCTccgagctcgaggatggTATTGAGGTCACCGGCAAGCCTTACAAGGAGCTGGCGAACCCCGAGCCCATCTACTGCTATGACGACCATCGCGTTGCCATGAGCTTCAGTGTTCTCTCCGTCCTGGCTCCCCACAAGGTTCTCATCTTGGAGCGTGAGTGCACTGCCAAGACCTGGCCAGGTTGGTGGGACATTCTGTCTCAAAAGTTCAACGTCCATCTcgagggcgaagaagacCCTACGAAAAAGTGCACTGCCAAGTCTTCTCGTCCCAGCACTGACCGGTCCATCTTTATCGTTGGGATGCGTGGTGCTGGCAAGTCTACTGCCGGCCGCTGGATGTCGGATATCTTGAAGAGGCCATTGATCGATCTTGACGTGGAGCtcgaaaagagagaaaaggctACGATCCCAGAAATCATTCGCAGCGAgcgaggatgggaagggtTCAGAAAGGCTGAGCTGGAGCTCCTTGAAGATGTGATCAAGAACAACTCCAAGGGCCACGTCTTCTCTTGTGGCGGTGGTCTCGTTGAGACAGAGGCGGCACGCAAGCTGCTCATCTCCTACCAAAAGAATGGCGGCTCTGTTCTCCTGGTTCACCGGGACACTGACCAGGTTGTGGAGTACTTGATGAGAGATAAGACTCGCCCTGCCTACTCGGAAAACATCCGTGAAGTCTACTACCGTCGCAAGCCATGGTTCAAGGAGGTCAGCAACTTCCAGTACCACAGCCCGCATCACAATGGCTCTGAAGAGGCGCCCGAAGACTTTAGCCGCTTCTTGTCAGTCATCAGCGGCAGCTCTACTCACTTTGAGGATGTCTTGGCCAAGAAGCACAGCTTTTTTGTCTCTCTGACCGTCCCTAATGTGGCGAAGGccctcgacatcatccccaaGGTGGTTGTCGGGTCCGATGCTGTGGAGCTGCGTGTGGACTTGCTGGAGAGCTTGAATCCAGAGTTTGTGGCAACTCAAGTCGCGCTTCTTCGGTCTGCTGCAAAGATTCCTATCGTCTACACAGTCCGTACAATCAGCCAAGGGGGTAAGTTCCCCGATGATGACTACAAGCGTGCGCTTGAGCTCTACCAGATCGGTCTTCGGACAGGAGTTGAGTATCTCGACTTGGAGATGACCATGCCAGAGGATGTCCTCCAGACTGTGACCGAGGCAAAGGGCTTCACCCACATCATCGCGTCTCACCACGACCCCGAGAACAAGCTGTCTTGGAAGAATGGCGGGTGGATTCCTTTCTACAACAAGGCTCTGCAGTACGGAGATGTCATCAAGCTTGTGGGTATGGCCCGCGAGGTTTCTGACAACTTCGACCTGACAAACTTCAAGATGAAGATGCTGGAGGCGCAcaagaagcccatcatcgCTTTGAACATGGGCACCGCGGGCAAGCTTAGTAGGGTGCTCAACGGATTCTTAACCCCGGTCTCTCACCCAACTCTGCCATCTAAAGCGGCACCTGGACAGCTCTCGGCAGCGGAGATCAGGCAAGCATTGTCTCTCGTTGGCGAGCTTGAGGCAAAGTCTTTCTATCTGTTTGGAAAGcccatctcatcctcgcGCTCTCCTGCGCTGCACAATGGACTGTTTGCCCAGACCGGCCTTCCTCATCAGTACTCGCTGTTCGAGACAGACGTCGCTGCTGACGTCAAGGACATCATCCGGTCTGCCGACTTTGGCGGTGCCTCTGTCACCATCCCGCTCAAGCTCGACATCATTCCTTTACTGGACGAGGTATCAGACGCCGCAACCGCCATAGGAGCCGTGAACACCGTCATCCCCGTCTCCCCAGAGGGCAGTGACAAGACCATTCTCCGCGGAGATAACACCGACTGGATGGGCATGGTCTTTTCTCTCCGGCAAGCCGGTATCGCCCCTCGCACCAAGACCAACCCGGGCGCCGGCATGGTGGTCGGATCAGGCGGCACTACTCGCGCCGCCGTCTACGCTCTCCACGACCTTGGATACTCGCCCATCCACATTGTCGCCCGCAGCCCGGATCGCGTCAAGGCGATTGCCGACTCCTTCCCTGAGGACTACAACATCCAGACCTTGTCCACGCCTGAGGAGGTCAAAGCGGCGACGGATGCCCTCCCGACGGTGGTTATTAGTAGCATCCCCGCCGACAAGCCCATTGACCAGAGCATGCGCGAGGTGCTGGTTGCTTCGCTGAGGCACCCTGCCAAGTCGGAGAAGGAGCCGCGGGTGCTGCTGGAAATGGCTTACACGCCTCGCCACACGCCACTGATGcagctggcggaggatgCGGGGTGGAAGACGATTCCCGGGCTGGAGGTGCTGGCTGCTCAGGGTTGGTATCAG TTCCAACTCTGGACAGGAGTCACCCCCTTGTACGCCGATGCTAGGGCTGCTGTGATGGGGGACTCGGAGTGA